The following proteins are encoded in a genomic region of Pseudoxanthomonas suwonensis 11-1:
- a CDS encoding D-hexose-6-phosphate mutarotase, which produces MSRATSRIRLVLCCLLATACSGPEARAPLPDAAPAPPTATATTVTSPTVFGMPPDFAAWQQSPATTASDTAIDVPGVRLGRFEGLDAVLVETPHASAAIALFGGQVLSYVPRGGQDVFWLSPLRAELPTPIRGGTPVCWPFFGRQGQGNDVPSHGFVRTLPWRLVAARAADDGITVVLEPPALQGLDLRLRTEVHVGRHLRQALLTTNAGSAPVVFTEALHNYFRVADVEQVRVEGLDGRTYLDKNDGYRAHAQHGDWTLADPRDPGRSDRTYPGAGGRYRIVDPGLGRAIRLDVQGGRSVVVWNPGEAGAAKMADVGPHWPGFLCVEAANAGPDLVELAPGQEHALVQAVSVEAL; this is translated from the coding sequence ATGAGCCGAGCGACGTCCCGCATCCGCCTGGTCCTGTGCTGCCTGCTGGCAACCGCCTGCAGCGGGCCGGAGGCGCGTGCGCCGCTGCCGGACGCGGCGCCCGCCCCTCCCACAGCGACCGCTACCACCGTGACCAGTCCCACCGTCTTCGGCATGCCTCCCGACTTCGCCGCCTGGCAGCAGTCGCCCGCCACTACCGCCAGCGACACGGCCATCGATGTACCTGGCGTACGCCTGGGCCGGTTCGAGGGCCTGGACGCGGTGCTGGTGGAAACCCCGCACGCCAGCGCGGCGATCGCGCTGTTCGGCGGCCAGGTGCTGTCGTACGTGCCGCGCGGCGGCCAGGACGTGTTCTGGCTGTCGCCGCTGCGCGCGGAGCTGCCCACGCCGATCCGCGGTGGCACCCCGGTGTGCTGGCCGTTCTTCGGCCGCCAGGGCCAGGGCAACGACGTGCCCTCGCATGGCTTCGTGCGCACCCTGCCGTGGCGCCTGGTGGCGGCACGCGCGGCGGACGATGGCATCACCGTGGTGCTGGAGCCGCCGGCGCTGCAGGGCCTTGACCTGCGCCTGCGCACCGAGGTCCACGTCGGCCGCCACCTGCGCCAGGCGCTGCTGACCACCAACGCCGGCAGCGCGCCGGTGGTCTTCACCGAGGCGCTGCACAACTACTTCCGCGTCGCCGACGTGGAGCAGGTACGGGTCGAGGGCCTGGACGGGCGCACCTACCTGGACAAGAACGACGGCTACCGCGCCCACGCCCAGCACGGCGACTGGACCCTGGCCGATCCGCGCGATCCCGGCCGCAGCGACCGCACCTATCCGGGCGCGGGTGGGCGCTACCGCATCGTCGATCCGGGCCTGGGCCGCGCGATCCGGCTGGACGTGCAGGGCGGACGCAGCGTGGTGGTCTGGAACCCGGGCGAAGCCGGCGCGGCGAAGATGGCCGACGTCGGTCCGCACTGGCCCGGTTTCCTGTGCGTGGAGGCGGCCAATGCCGGTCCGGACCTGGTCGAACTGGCCCCCGGCCAGGAACACGCCCTGGTCCAGGCGGTCTCGGTCGAAGCGCTCTAG
- a CDS encoding DUF885 domain-containing protein, whose translation MRPVIARSTLAIALALALPLAVSSCSRDDGAGNGNGATQNAAATDAEQIQAESQRLNAWFDAKYEELLQFSPIQLTFLGRKDLYDQIEDMSEAGQRKRVEWLEATVREMESQFDYQKLDPEARLSWDLWKKQYENARVGLEYAAHDYPFEQMGGMQSQVPTFLIGFHKVDEEQDYVAYVARLQKVGTAFDQLLERARASAAAGILPPKFALEGVIDQSRKVITGAPFGKGADSALWADAQAKADALVEAGKISAERAAELKAEARAALVESLGPAYGRVIAFAEGELPNARVNSTGVGQTHPDGAAFYAAQLKRHTSTDMTADQIHELGLSEVARLRGELEQVQKQLGVEGDLQAFFKQVSVDPKRLYPNTDAGRQAYIDDATAKIDNIKKQLPEYFGLLPKADLVVKRVEAFREQDGAAQHYYPGTPDGSRPGIYYAHLSDMNAMPKTELEVIAYHEGLPGHHMQIAIAQELTGVPQFRTQMFDTAYTEGWGLYSEWLAKEMPGTYEDPYSEYGRLMSEMWRAIRLVVDTGMHAKGWTEEQAVQYFRDNSSVPDAAIRSEIQRYLVIPGQATAYKVGMIRIQQLRRKAEEALGERFDIRGFHDAVLGGGAMPLDLLERRVDAWIESQKQA comes from the coding sequence GTGCGTCCTGTCATCGCCCGCAGCACCCTCGCCATCGCTCTTGCCCTCGCCCTGCCCCTGGCCGTGTCTTCCTGCAGCCGGGACGACGGTGCCGGCAACGGCAACGGCGCCACCCAGAACGCTGCCGCAACGGACGCGGAGCAGATCCAGGCCGAGAGCCAGCGGCTCAACGCCTGGTTCGACGCCAAGTACGAGGAACTCCTGCAGTTCAGCCCGATCCAGCTGACCTTCCTCGGCCGCAAGGACCTGTACGACCAGATCGAAGACATGTCCGAGGCCGGCCAGCGCAAGCGCGTGGAGTGGCTGGAGGCCACGGTGCGCGAGATGGAGTCGCAGTTCGACTACCAGAAGCTCGACCCGGAGGCCCGCCTGTCCTGGGACCTGTGGAAGAAGCAGTACGAGAACGCCCGCGTCGGCCTGGAGTACGCGGCCCACGACTACCCGTTCGAGCAGATGGGCGGCATGCAGAGCCAGGTGCCGACCTTCCTGATCGGCTTCCACAAGGTCGACGAGGAACAGGACTACGTCGCCTACGTCGCCCGCCTGCAGAAGGTCGGCACCGCCTTCGACCAGCTGCTCGAGCGCGCCCGCGCCTCGGCCGCCGCCGGCATCCTGCCGCCGAAGTTCGCGCTGGAAGGCGTGATCGACCAGTCGCGCAAGGTGATCACAGGTGCGCCGTTCGGCAAGGGCGCCGACAGCGCGCTGTGGGCCGACGCCCAGGCCAAGGCCGACGCCCTGGTCGAGGCCGGCAAGATCAGCGCCGAGCGTGCCGCCGAGCTCAAGGCCGAGGCGCGTGCCGCCCTGGTCGAGTCGCTGGGTCCGGCCTACGGGCGGGTGATCGCCTTCGCCGAAGGCGAGCTGCCCAACGCGCGGGTCAATTCCACCGGCGTGGGCCAGACCCATCCGGACGGCGCCGCGTTCTACGCCGCCCAGCTCAAGCGCCACACCTCCACCGACATGACCGCCGACCAGATCCACGAGCTGGGCCTGTCCGAGGTCGCGCGCCTGCGTGGGGAGCTGGAGCAGGTGCAGAAGCAGCTGGGCGTGGAAGGCGACCTGCAGGCGTTCTTCAAGCAGGTCTCGGTCGATCCCAAGCGCCTGTACCCGAACACCGATGCCGGCCGCCAGGCCTACATCGACGACGCCACCGCCAAGATCGACAACATCAAGAAGCAGCTGCCGGAGTACTTCGGCCTGCTGCCGAAGGCCGACCTGGTGGTCAAGCGCGTGGAAGCCTTCCGCGAGCAGGACGGCGCCGCCCAGCACTACTACCCGGGCACCCCGGATGGATCGCGTCCGGGCATCTACTACGCGCACCTTTCGGACATGAACGCCATGCCGAAGACCGAGCTGGAGGTGATTGCGTACCACGAGGGCCTGCCGGGCCACCACATGCAGATCGCCATCGCCCAGGAGCTGACCGGCGTGCCGCAGTTCCGCACCCAGATGTTCGACACCGCCTACACCGAGGGCTGGGGCCTGTACTCGGAGTGGTTGGCCAAGGAGATGCCGGGCACCTACGAGGATCCGTATTCCGAGTACGGCCGCCTGATGTCGGAGATGTGGCGCGCGATCCGGCTGGTGGTGGATACCGGCATGCACGCCAAGGGCTGGACCGAGGAGCAGGCGGTGCAGTACTTCCGCGACAACAGCTCGGTGCCGGATGCGGCGATCCGTTCGGAGATCCAGCGTTACCTGGTGATCCCCGGCCAGGCCACCGCCTACAAGGTCGGCATGATCCGCATCCAGCAGCTGCGCAGGAAGGCCGAGGAAGCGCTGGGCGAGCGCTTCGACATCCGCGGCTTCCACGATGCCGTGCTGGGTGGCGGCGCCATGCCGCTGGACCTGCTGGAGCGCCGCGTGGACGCCTGGATCGAGTCGCAGAAGCAGGCCTGA
- a CDS encoding YchJ family protein, with product MAAVEPRDCPCGTGRAYEACCGRWHAGEPAPDALALMRSRYSAYVLGLPDYLRATWHPSTRPTLLDLDDPEGLRVVWLGLAIKSHRAAGDRAEVEFVARYRTGGRSAVRMTERSRFVRENGRWFYVDGDVS from the coding sequence ATGGCCGCGGTCGAGCCCCGCGACTGTCCCTGCGGCACCGGCCGGGCCTACGAGGCCTGCTGCGGCCGCTGGCACGCCGGCGAACCGGCCCCCGACGCGCTGGCGCTGATGCGCTCGCGCTACAGCGCCTACGTGCTGGGCCTGCCGGACTACCTGCGTGCCACCTGGCACCCTTCGACCCGGCCCACCCTGCTGGACCTGGATGATCCGGAGGGCCTGCGCGTGGTCTGGCTGGGGCTGGCGATCAAGTCCCACCGCGCCGCCGGCGACCGCGCCGAGGTCGAGTTCGTCGCCCGTTACCGCACCGGCGGCCGCTCCGCCGTCCGCATGACCGAACGCAGCCGCTTCGTGCGCGAGAACGGCCGCTGGTTCTACGTGGACGGCGACGTTTCCTGA
- a CDS encoding putative bifunctional diguanylate cyclase/phosphodiesterase → MTSAEPALLKAQYRAFAGQLPLMYVVLAANTWLLASTHIGHAPAWLTVAVPVLLTMAAAARCTHWYRRRGKGAPDAAEAQRALRWTGRLALAMALAFTLWALALYPYGDAWTRSHVAFYLATTSLVILLCMMHVRPAMLSVALVFNGGFVLFFALTGQATFVAMAAAMATMTLVFIYTLLRQYRRFTDLVGERLRAERLGAENLRLANLDSLTRLPNRRAFFTALSRACERADQRRTRLAVGIIDLDGFKPINDLHGHAAGDRLLKQVGKRLAQLADAHVHLARLGGDEFAMIAEDLGDDEAYVAFARQVCARLREPFQLQDLSLHVTATMGLVLYPDLAGHAEDLYERADYALYHGKREHRGGVSLFSADHHRRIQHEAAIEQALRNADLEAQLTVAFQPIMCVASGAPLAFEALARWCHPKLGQVPPADFIPVAERTGLVHRVTRILLAKALAEAVHWPEAVGLSFNLSMHDLGSAEDLSGLLELIRASGVHPARIDMEITETAILNDTAQMQRAAGLLRGLGCGVSLDDFGTGFSSLSQLLALPLTKIKIDRRFVTGIQDKPTSMKIVRSLLALSRDMELGCVIEGVETADELAVLQELGGNLMQGYLFARPMPPEAVAGWLRHSLPALAARP, encoded by the coding sequence GTGACGTCGGCAGAACCGGCGTTGCTGAAGGCGCAGTATCGCGCGTTCGCCGGGCAGCTCCCGCTGATGTACGTGGTCCTGGCGGCCAATACCTGGCTGCTGGCCTCGACCCATATCGGCCACGCGCCGGCCTGGCTGACCGTGGCGGTGCCGGTCCTGCTGACAATGGCTGCCGCCGCGCGCTGTACCCACTGGTACCGGCGCCGTGGCAAGGGCGCGCCGGATGCGGCCGAGGCCCAGCGTGCCCTGCGCTGGACCGGGCGCCTGGCCCTGGCGATGGCCCTGGCCTTCACCCTGTGGGCGCTGGCCCTGTACCCCTACGGCGACGCCTGGACCCGCTCGCACGTGGCCTTCTACCTGGCCACCACCTCGCTGGTGATCCTGCTCTGCATGATGCACGTGCGCCCGGCGATGCTCAGCGTGGCGCTGGTATTCAACGGCGGCTTCGTCCTGTTCTTCGCCCTCACCGGCCAGGCCACGTTCGTGGCCATGGCCGCCGCCATGGCGACGATGACCCTGGTCTTCATCTACACCCTGCTGCGCCAGTACCGGCGCTTCACCGACCTGGTCGGCGAACGCCTGCGCGCCGAGCGCCTGGGCGCGGAGAACCTGCGCCTGGCCAACCTCGACAGCCTGACCCGGCTGCCCAACCGCCGCGCCTTCTTCACCGCCCTGTCCCGTGCCTGCGAGCGCGCCGACCAGCGACGCACCCGGCTGGCGGTGGGCATCATCGACCTGGACGGGTTCAAGCCGATCAACGACCTGCACGGCCATGCCGCCGGCGACCGCCTGCTCAAGCAGGTGGGCAAGCGCCTGGCGCAGCTGGCCGACGCCCACGTCCACCTGGCCCGCCTGGGCGGCGACGAGTTCGCGATGATCGCCGAGGACCTGGGCGACGACGAGGCCTATGTCGCCTTTGCCCGGCAGGTCTGCGCCCGCCTGCGCGAGCCGTTCCAGCTGCAGGACCTGTCGCTGCATGTCACCGCGACCATGGGCCTGGTGCTCTACCCGGACCTGGCCGGCCATGCCGAGGACCTGTACGAGCGCGCCGACTACGCGCTCTACCACGGCAAGCGCGAGCACCGCGGAGGAGTCAGCCTGTTCTCGGCCGACCACCACCGCCGCATCCAGCACGAGGCGGCGATCGAGCAGGCCCTGCGCAACGCCGACCTGGAGGCGCAGCTGACGGTCGCCTTCCAGCCGATCATGTGCGTGGCCAGCGGCGCCCCGCTGGCGTTCGAGGCCCTCGCACGCTGGTGCCATCCCAAGCTGGGCCAGGTCCCGCCGGCGGACTTCATCCCGGTGGCCGAGCGCACCGGCCTGGTCCACCGCGTCACCCGCATCCTGCTGGCCAAGGCCCTGGCCGAGGCGGTGCACTGGCCGGAGGCGGTGGGCCTTTCGTTCAACCTGTCCATGCACGACCTGGGTTCGGCCGAGGACCTGTCCGGGCTGCTGGAGCTGATCCGCGCCAGCGGCGTGCATCCGGCGCGGATCGACATGGAAATCACCGAGACCGCCATCCTCAACGACACCGCGCAGATGCAGCGCGCGGCCGGGCTGCTGCGCGGCCTGGGCTGCGGCGTGTCGCTGGACGACTTCGGCACCGGCTTCTCCAGCCTCAGCCAGCTGCTGGCGCTGCCGCTGACCAAGATCAAGATCGACCGCCGCTTCGTCACCGGCATCCAGGACAAGCCGACCAGCATGAAGATCGTGCGCTCGCTGCTGGCGCTGAGCCGCGACATGGAACTGGGCTGCGTGATCGAGGGCGTGGAGACGGCCGACGAGCTCGCCGTGCTGCAGGAGCTCGGCGGCAACCTGATGCAGGGCTACCTGTTCGCGCGGCCGATGCCGCCGGAAGCGGTGGCCGGCTGGCTGCGGCACAGCCTGCCAGCGCTGGCCGCGCGCCCCTGA
- a CDS encoding YdeI/OmpD-associated family protein, protein MARTPSTKIRFRARLCRPLEPAGAAWSFLVLPAEASARLPSRSQVSVSGTLAGQPFQATLEPDGRGSHWLRVEPALCVAAAVEPGRDVEVVIAPLAQEPEPQVPEDLEQALQANPQALATWRDITAVARRDWIQWITSGKKAETRGKRIASACDMLAKGKRRACCFDRSGIYSKSFAAPEAAP, encoded by the coding sequence ATGGCCCGGACTCCATCCACGAAGATCCGCTTCCGCGCCCGCCTGTGCCGGCCACTCGAGCCGGCTGGGGCCGCGTGGAGCTTCCTCGTCCTGCCCGCCGAAGCCAGCGCCCGCCTGCCCAGCCGCAGCCAGGTCAGCGTCTCCGGCACGCTCGCCGGCCAGCCGTTCCAGGCCACGCTCGAGCCGGACGGTCGCGGCAGCCACTGGCTGCGGGTCGAGCCCGCGCTATGCGTGGCCGCCGCTGTCGAACCAGGCCGGGACGTCGAGGTGGTGATCGCGCCGCTGGCGCAGGAGCCCGAGCCGCAGGTGCCGGAGGACTTGGAGCAGGCGCTGCAGGCCAACCCGCAGGCCCTGGCCACCTGGCGCGACATCACCGCGGTCGCACGCCGCGACTGGATCCAGTGGATCACCTCCGGAAAGAAGGCCGAGACCCGCGGCAAGCGCATCGCCAGCGCCTGCGACATGCTCGCCAAGGGCAAGCGCCGCGCCTGCTGCTTCGACCGCTCCGGCATCTACAGCAAGTCCTTCGCCGCACCGGAGGCGGCGCCATAG
- a CDS encoding alpha/beta fold hydrolase translates to MRRIATILLACLVPCAPALAAGECPDRSAYAPARELVAELERIVAPGGVQEAYEVPVNGVRHWVNVRGQDRANPLVLFIHGGPASPVIPTLWQFQRPLEEYFTVAHYDQRGAGRTFLLNPPEAVEGTLQVQQYVDDAIALAEHLRTRYGKRKLVLAAHSWGTIVAMHAALQRPDLFHAYVGMGQVIHVRTNEKLSFDYGLQRARAAGNAEAVAEMESIAPYPGDAPLTRERIVIARKWPQFYGGLSAFRDNSDWFYRGPRLSPDYEDADRCAINDGNVFTLAQVLEEFLEVDFRDVREFPIPVVMFMGRHDYTTPSQPTEDWLRQVRAPYRHGEWFERASHMIPWEEPGHTLVALLQHVRPLAEEGERAQAPAR, encoded by the coding sequence ATGCGCCGCATCGCGACCATCCTCCTGGCCTGCCTGGTGCCCTGTGCCCCAGCCCTTGCCGCAGGCGAGTGCCCCGACCGTTCGGCCTATGCGCCGGCACGCGAACTGGTCGCCGAGCTCGAGCGCATCGTCGCGCCCGGAGGCGTGCAGGAAGCCTACGAGGTGCCGGTCAACGGCGTGCGCCACTGGGTCAACGTGCGTGGCCAGGACCGCGCCAATCCGCTGGTGCTGTTCATCCATGGCGGCCCGGCATCACCGGTGATCCCGACCCTGTGGCAGTTCCAGCGCCCGCTGGAGGAGTACTTCACCGTCGCCCACTACGACCAGCGCGGCGCCGGGCGCACCTTCCTGCTCAATCCGCCGGAAGCGGTCGAGGGCACCCTGCAGGTCCAGCAGTACGTGGACGACGCCATCGCCCTGGCCGAGCACCTGCGCACCCGCTACGGCAAGCGCAAGCTCGTGCTGGCCGCGCACAGCTGGGGCACGATCGTCGCCATGCACGCGGCCCTGCAGCGGCCGGACCTGTTCCACGCCTATGTCGGCATGGGCCAGGTGATCCACGTGCGCACCAACGAGAAGCTCAGCTTCGATTACGGGCTGCAGCGCGCCCGCGCCGCGGGCAACGCCGAAGCGGTGGCGGAGATGGAGTCGATCGCGCCCTACCCGGGCGATGCGCCGCTGACCCGCGAGCGCATCGTCATCGCCCGCAAGTGGCCGCAGTTCTACGGCGGGCTCAGCGCGTTCCGCGACAACTCGGACTGGTTCTACCGCGGCCCCCGGCTGTCGCCGGACTACGAGGATGCCGACCGTTGCGCGATCAACGACGGCAACGTCTTCACCCTGGCCCAGGTGCTGGAGGAGTTCCTCGAGGTCGACTTCCGCGACGTGCGCGAATTCCCGATCCCGGTGGTGATGTTCATGGGCCGCCACGACTACACCACGCCGTCCCAGCCCACCGAGGACTGGCTGCGCCAGGTGCGTGCGCCGTACCGCCATGGCGAGTGGTTCGAGCGGGCCTCGCACATGATCCCGTGGGAGGAGCCGGGCCACACCCTGGTGGCGCTGCTCCAGCACGTGCGTCCGCTGGCGGAGGAGGGCGAACGCGCGCAGGCGCCCGCACGCTGA
- the egtB gene encoding ergothioneine biosynthesis protein EgtB, giving the protein MDLALSVAPPARHLQAAAARYAGVRAATVDLAAPLSPEDAMLQSMEDASPAKWHLGHTTWFFEHFVLAPAGMEPLQPQWHYLFNSYYDSAGPRQPRPRRGLLSRPSLEAVLAWREAVDARVMRALKAGSLDVPQLRRLELGLNHEQQHQELLLTDIKHALWSQPLRPAYRSDLPDPAAAPTETLPMDWSAVPEQLAAMGVPAWPQAPDFAYDNESPPHRVLLPAHALASRPVSNAEYRQFVEDGGYRDPRLWLSDGWARVQAEGWERPLYWEPGLEQAFTLGGMRTLPPHAPVSHVSYYEADAFARWAGARLPTEAEWEHAARRQPPDGHYADCGMLEPCPTRPAAGPGPLQLFGDVWEWTSRAYLAYPGFRPWQDDTGEYNAKFMSGQFVLRGGSCATPRGHMRASYRNFFPPHARWQFAGLRLARD; this is encoded by the coding sequence ATGGACCTGGCCCTTTCCGTCGCACCGCCCGCCCGCCACCTGCAGGCCGCCGCCGCTCGCTACGCCGGCGTGCGCGCCGCTACGGTCGACCTGGCCGCGCCGCTGTCGCCGGAAGACGCGATGCTGCAGAGCATGGAGGACGCCAGCCCGGCCAAGTGGCATCTTGGCCACACCACCTGGTTCTTCGAGCACTTCGTGCTGGCCCCGGCCGGGATGGAGCCGCTGCAGCCGCAGTGGCACTACCTGTTCAACAGCTACTACGACAGCGCCGGCCCGCGCCAGCCGCGGCCCCGTCGTGGCCTGCTGTCGCGGCCGTCGCTGGAGGCGGTGCTGGCCTGGCGCGAGGCAGTGGATGCGCGGGTAATGCGTGCCCTGAAGGCCGGCAGCCTGGACGTACCGCAGCTGCGCCGGCTGGAGCTGGGCCTGAACCACGAGCAGCAGCACCAGGAGCTGCTGCTGACCGATATCAAGCACGCGCTGTGGAGCCAGCCGCTGCGGCCGGCCTACCGCAGCGACCTGCCTGATCCGGCCGCTGCGCCCACCGAAACGCTGCCCATGGACTGGAGCGCCGTTCCCGAGCAGCTGGCGGCCATGGGCGTGCCGGCCTGGCCGCAGGCGCCGGATTTCGCCTACGACAACGAGTCGCCGCCGCACCGGGTGCTGCTGCCGGCGCACGCCCTGGCCAGCCGGCCGGTCAGCAATGCCGAGTACCGCCAGTTCGTCGAGGACGGCGGCTACCGCGATCCGCGGCTGTGGCTCAGCGATGGCTGGGCAAGGGTCCAGGCCGAGGGCTGGGAGCGCCCGCTGTACTGGGAGCCTGGCCTGGAGCAGGCCTTCACCCTCGGCGGGATGCGCACGCTGCCGCCGCACGCGCCGGTGTCCCACGTCAGCTACTACGAGGCCGATGCCTTCGCCCGCTGGGCCGGGGCGCGCCTGCCCACCGAGGCGGAGTGGGAACACGCCGCGCGCCGCCAGCCGCCGGACGGCCACTACGCCGACTGCGGCATGCTCGAGCCGTGCCCGACCAGGCCCGCTGCCGGTCCCGGCCCGCTGCAGCTGTTCGGCGACGTGTGGGAGTGGACCAGCAGGGCCTACCTGGCCTATCCCGGCTTCCGTCCCTGGCAGGACGACACCGGCGAGTACAACGCGAAGTTCATGAGCGGCCAGTTCGTGCTGCGCGGGGGCAGTTGCGCCACCCCGCGCGGGCACATGCGCGCCAGCTACCGCAATTTCTTTCCCCCGCATGCGCGCTGGCAGTTCGCCGGCCTGCGCCTGGCCCGCGACTGA
- the folE gene encoding GTP cyclohydrolase I FolE — MTSSVPTPQVTREQAEEAVRTLLRWAGEDPSREGLLDTPRRVAEAYGDWFSGYRDDPREYLARTFKEVAGYDEMIVLRDIEYESHCEHHMAPIIGRVHVGYLPAGKVVGISKLARVVDAYARRFQVQEKMTAQIAQCIQETLHPLGVGVVVEGAHECMTTRGVHKRGVSMVTSCMLGSFREDARTRSEFLRFIEGRR, encoded by the coding sequence ATGACTTCCAGCGTCCCCACCCCCCAGGTCACCCGGGAACAGGCCGAGGAGGCCGTCCGCACCCTGCTGCGCTGGGCCGGCGAGGATCCCTCGCGGGAGGGCCTGCTGGACACCCCGCGCCGGGTGGCCGAGGCCTACGGAGACTGGTTCAGCGGCTACCGCGACGACCCGCGCGAGTACCTGGCCCGGACCTTCAAGGAGGTCGCCGGCTACGACGAGATGATCGTCCTGCGCGACATCGAGTACGAAAGCCACTGCGAGCACCACATGGCGCCGATCATCGGCCGGGTCCACGTCGGCTACCTGCCGGCGGGCAAGGTGGTGGGCATCAGCAAGCTGGCCCGGGTGGTGGACGCCTACGCGCGCCGCTTCCAGGTCCAGGAGAAGATGACCGCGCAGATCGCCCAGTGCATCCAGGAAACCCTGCACCCGCTCGGCGTGGGCGTGGTGGTCGAGGGCGCGCACGAGTGCATGACCACCCGTGGCGTGCACAAGCGCGGGGTGAGCATGGTGACCTCGTGCATGCTCGGCAGCTTCCGCGAGGATGCCCGCACCCGCTCGGAGTTCCTGCGCTTCATCGAGGGCCGGCGCTGA
- the egtD gene encoding L-histidine N(alpha)-methyltransferase has product MTPAAAARHHHDPVDPTLLGDVLDGLAARPRRISSKYFYDARGSALFEAITRQPEYYLTRVELELLATHMPAIAAAVGPDVHVVEYGSGSGLKTGRLLAGLQDPLAYTPVEISPAALEGCVARLRPRFPRVAMLPLEADFTRPLRLPSPPREPTRTLVFFPGSTLGNFTPAEAVKLLAAMRETIGRDGRALVGIDLVKDRAVLEAAYNDAAGVTAEFTLNLLARLNRELDADFDLSAFAHQARYVPQCERIETRIVSLRPQRVHVAGLAFDFAEGEPIEVEYSHKYSDQSFAALAARAGLEVVDGWGGEPEGFGLRLLRQAAR; this is encoded by the coding sequence ATGACCCCCGCAGCCGCCGCCCGCCACCATCACGACCCTGTAGATCCCACCCTGCTCGGCGACGTGCTGGACGGACTGGCCGCGCGGCCGCGCCGGATCTCCTCCAAGTATTTCTACGATGCCCGCGGCTCGGCCCTGTTCGAGGCGATCACCCGGCAGCCGGAGTACTACCTCACCCGGGTCGAGCTGGAGTTGCTGGCCACGCACATGCCGGCGATCGCCGCCGCGGTCGGCCCGGACGTGCACGTGGTCGAGTACGGCAGCGGCAGTGGCCTGAAGACCGGGCGCCTGCTGGCCGGCCTGCAGGACCCGCTGGCCTACACCCCGGTGGAAATCTCGCCGGCGGCACTGGAAGGCTGCGTGGCGAGGCTGCGCCCGCGCTTCCCCAGGGTGGCGATGCTCCCGCTGGAGGCCGACTTCACCCGCCCGCTGCGCCTGCCGTCTCCACCACGCGAGCCGACCCGCACCCTGGTGTTCTTCCCCGGCTCGACCCTGGGCAACTTCACCCCGGCCGAGGCGGTAAAGCTGCTGGCAGCGATGCGCGAGACCATCGGTCGCGACGGCCGCGCGCTGGTCGGCATCGATCTGGTCAAGGACCGGGCGGTGCTCGAGGCCGCGTACAACGATGCCGCCGGGGTCACCGCCGAGTTCACCCTCAACCTGCTGGCGCGGCTCAACCGCGAGCTGGATGCGGACTTCGACCTTTCCGCCTTCGCCCACCAGGCGCGCTACGTGCCGCAGTGCGAGCGCATCGAGACCCGGATCGTGAGCCTGCGGCCGCAGCGCGTGCACGTGGCCGGGCTGGCCTTCGACTTCGCCGAGGGCGAGCCGATCGAGGTCGAGTACAGCCACAAGTACAGCGACCAGAGCTTCGCCGCGCTGGCCGCGCGCGCCGGGCTGGAGGTGGTCGACGGCTGGGGTGGCGAGCCGGAGGGTTTCGGCCTGCGCCTGCTGCGCCAGGCCGCGCGTTGA
- a CDS encoding TetR/AcrR family transcriptional regulator, translated as MTSKAPSPSAAASVTAVNHRAETASDAPRDTPPATPRRSRGRPHGDGPDQRHRLLDAALACYVARGMAATRLRDIAAEAEVTPALVHYYFNDATGLREAVIAERLMPVFEQVRDSLLGMPDAPLREVVTAFVDGICAQVERHPWLPGLWIREVVSDGGDLRDLLVTRLAPQIATVMAARFAAEQAAGRLNPALDPRLLMVSLVGLTLFPASGTPIWRQLFDAADLGIEDIRKHALALLGHGLELPA; from the coding sequence ATGACTTCCAAGGCTCCCTCCCCCAGTGCCGCGGCGTCCGTGACCGCGGTCAACCACCGCGCGGAAACGGCTTCGGACGCGCCCCGCGACACCCCGCCAGCCACCCCGCGTCGCAGCCGCGGACGCCCCCATGGCGACGGCCCGGACCAGCGCCACCGCCTGCTCGATGCCGCCCTGGCGTGCTACGTCGCCCGCGGCATGGCCGCGACCCGCCTGCGCGACATCGCCGCCGAGGCCGAGGTGACCCCGGCACTGGTGCACTACTACTTCAACGACGCCACCGGCCTACGCGAGGCGGTCATTGCCGAACGCCTGATGCCGGTGTTCGAGCAGGTCCGCGACAGCCTGCTGGGCATGCCCGACGCGCCCCTGCGCGAGGTCGTGACCGCCTTCGTCGACGGCATCTGCGCCCAGGTCGAACGCCATCCCTGGCTGCCCGGACTCTGGATCCGCGAGGTGGTCAGCGACGGCGGCGACCTGCGCGACCTGCTCGTCACCCGCCTGGCGCCGCAGATCGCCACGGTGATGGCCGCGCGCTTCGCCGCCGAGCAGGCCGCCGGCCGCCTCAACCCGGCGCTGGACCCGCGCCTGCTGATGGTCTCGCTGGTCGGCCTGACCCTGTTCCCCGCCTCCGGCACGCCCATCTGGCGGCAGCTGTTCGACGCCGCCGACCTGGGCATCGAGGACATCCGCAAACACGCGCTCGCGCTGCTGGGGCACGGCCTGGAGCTTCCCGCATGA